In Corynebacterium aquilae DSM 44791, the genomic stretch AGGCGGGGCGGCGGACCGGTACGGAGGTGCCGTCGGTGTCCTCAGCCTGTGCCTTTTCGACCTCGGGGGTCTGGTAGATCTCGATGAACTTCTTCAGCGCCTCGGAGTTGGCGTCGTCTTCGCGGGCGGCGATGACGTTGATGTAGGGCTCGGCGGCCTCGGAGTTCGGGTCGTCCTTGTAGGCGGCGGAGCTGGCCTGGATGCCGGCGCGGCCGAGGAAGTTGTTGTTAATGATGGCGGGCTTGCCTTCGCCGTAGGCGACGGGGGTTTGCTCGGCGGCCAGCGGGTTGACCTTCACCTTGGACTTCGCCTCGTCGATGTCGGCGGGGGTCGGGGTGATCAGGCCTTCTTCCTTCAGGGTCAGCAGGCCGGCGCCGACGAGCACGTTAATGGCGCGACCCTGGTTGGAGGGGTCGTTCGGGATGGCGACGGTTTCGCCCTCGATGCCATCAATGTTGTCGTGGCCCTTCCAGAACAGCGACAGCGGCACAATGTAGGTGGAGGCCACCGGCACCAGGTGCTGGTTTTCGCCCACGTTGTAGCCGGCGAGGAACTTCAGGTGCTGGAAAGCGTTGGCGTCGATGGTGCCTTCGGCCAGGGCCTTGTTGGGGGTGGTGTAGTCGGAGAAATCGACGACGTCGAGGTCGAGGCCGTTCTTTTTGGCTTCGTCTTCGATAACGTCCCATGCCTTGGAGCCGGCCTCGGTGGTGCCGACCTTCAAAGACAGCTTCTGGTCGGAGCCGGAAGCGTCGCTGGAGCCGGAGTCGTTAGAGCAGGCGACGAGGGAGAAAGAAAGGGCGCCGGCCAGGGCCAGGGAGCCAAACTTGCGGAGGTTCATGATGTCAGTGTCCTTCGGTGATTAATTGGGGTGTTGTTTGCTGCTGGCTATTGGGATGTCGGGGTGGGCTGCTGATTGTGATTGCCTGCCGCCTGCCGACAAAAGTAGACAGAGCTTTCTAGTTCGGTGGGAACTCTAGCACCGCGCAGCGATTGTGTACAGCTCTGTCTAAACCGCTTCGTCTAGTAGGTCGTATTTACACCATGTTTTGCGCAGCGTGCAGGCCCTTTTTGACCCCTGTCACAGTGGGGCGAAAAGCGCCTTATCTCCACGCTTTGACGCGGA encodes the following:
- a CDS encoding MetQ/NlpA family ABC transporter substrate-binding protein — encoded protein: MNLRKFGSLALAGALSFSLVACSNDSGSSDASGSDQKLSLKVGTTEAGSKAWDVIEDEAKKNGLDLDVVDFSDYTTPNKALAEGTIDANAFQHLKFLAGYNVGENQHLVPVASTYIVPLSLFWKGHDNIDGIEGETVAIPNDPSNQGRAINVLVGAGLLTLKEEGLITPTPADIDEAKSKVKVNPLAAEQTPVAYGEGKPAIINNNFLGRAGIQASSAAYKDDPNSEAAEPYINVIAAREDDANSEALKKFIEIYQTPEVEKAQAEDTDGTSVPVRRPASELQAILDKLEAAEKDGK